One stretch of Shewanella sp. Arc9-LZ DNA includes these proteins:
- a CDS encoding GNAT family N-acetyltransferase codes for MDNNTLETLRAVYLTAEDLRVAASILYNAYHDDPYFIEVLGQDDNQQYEQKLRAAIREELNELWQQEQPLIGLFDGDRLIGVACVITQQVPLGEGRYWHWRFKMMLGTGWKSTQGLMQKETCILEHLPSQKCGVLQFIALSPNEQQKGYGAKLIQAVLSWCDEQPGLDGIGVFVSNSSHHQAFVKQEFVSIATVSIGNIEGEILFYSKA; via the coding sequence ATGGACAATAACACCTTGGAAACTTTACGTGCAGTATATTTGACGGCAGAAGACTTACGAGTCGCAGCTTCTATTCTTTATAACGCTTATCATGATGATCCCTATTTTATCGAGGTACTTGGGCAAGATGACAATCAACAATACGAACAGAAACTTCGCGCGGCGATTCGTGAAGAGTTAAATGAACTGTGGCAACAAGAACAACCTTTAATTGGCTTATTTGACGGTGACCGTTTAATTGGAGTTGCCTGTGTGATTACGCAACAAGTACCTTTGGGTGAGGGGCGTTATTGGCATTGGCGTTTTAAAATGATGTTGGGTACAGGATGGAAATCAACTCAAGGGTTAATGCAAAAAGAGACCTGCATTTTAGAACATCTTCCTTCGCAAAAATGCGGGGTTTTGCAATTTATTGCCTTATCCCCCAATGAGCAGCAAAAAGGTTATGGTGCCAAGTTAATTCAAGCGGTATTGAGTTGGTGTGATGAGCAACCTGGGCTTGATGGCATTGGGGTATTTGTGAGTAACTCTTCGCACCATCAAGCATTCGTGAAACAAGAATTTGTCAGCATTGCCACTGTGAGTATTGGCAATATTGAAGGTGAAATATTGTTTTACAGTAAGGCATAG
- a CDS encoding DUF2789 domain-containing protein translates to MDTTSNDLSHLFKQLGLPHDQEGIDDFVIQNKLDKHTLITDADCWNSGQKAFLKEALLQDAQWSEVIDQLDVMMRAKL, encoded by the coding sequence ATGGACACTACATCAAATGATTTAAGTCACTTATTTAAGCAATTAGGTTTGCCTCACGATCAAGAGGGAATCGACGACTTTGTTATCCAAAACAAACTGGATAAACACACATTAATTACTGATGCCGATTGCTGGAATTCAGGTCAAAAAGCATTTTTAAAAGAGGCATTATTACAAGACGCCCAATGGTCAGAAGTGATTGACCAATTGGACGTGATGATGCGAGCTAAATTGTAA
- a CDS encoding DUF962 domain-containing protein, with product MEPKRYSSFAEFYPFYLSQHQDPVCRRLHYIGSSIILVIIINTLINQHWWQLLWLPVVGYGFAWLGHFIFEKNRPATFTYPLYSLWADWVMFGQMIRRLWRK from the coding sequence ATGGAACCTAAGCGTTATTCTTCATTTGCAGAGTTTTATCCATTTTATCTGTCGCAACATCAAGATCCCGTTTGTCGAAGACTGCATTACATTGGCAGTAGCATTATTTTAGTGATCATTATTAACACTTTGATTAACCAACATTGGTGGCAGTTATTGTGGTTGCCGGTAGTCGGTTATGGTTTTGCATGGTTAGGGCATTTTATATTTGAAAAAAATCGCCCCGCAACATTCACTTATCCGCTATACAGCTTATGGGCAGATTGGGTCATGTTTGGTCAAATGAT
- a CDS encoding DUF3192 domain-containing protein, translating to MKLKLIAAALIGATSLGLSGCVISVGDHESGKSADYWQVQQDKNRDLLSKLSMGMSSDQVTTLMGTADFSEAYTKSAQNNAEQSIKVLFYRTQWAEGDGKTTKDECTPIVFKDDVLVGWGDTAYRQH from the coding sequence ATGAAATTAAAACTTATCGCAGCGGCATTAATTGGCGCTACATCACTAGGATTAAGTGGTTGTGTTATTAGTGTCGGAGACCATGAATCGGGTAAAAGTGCTGATTATTGGCAAGTGCAACAAGATAAAAATCGTGATCTGTTGAGCAAATTGTCTATGGGAATGAGCAGTGATCAAGTCACAACCTTAATGGGAACGGCTGATTTTAGTGAAGCTTATACCAAGTCGGCTCAAAATAATGCAGAGCAATCCATCAAAGTGTTGTTTTATCGTACCCAATGGGCAGAAGGCGATGGTAAAACAACCAAAGATGAATGCACGCCAATTGTGTTCAAAGATGACGTTTTAGTGGGCTGGGGTGATACCGCCTACAGACAGCACTAA
- a CDS encoding Zn-ribbon-containing protein: MFVTELRFECFADTTIETVEKAINAFLEALRANGQILGREFAVAFNDGEFRVRLLLPEKTSLANRHSSPWVKVTLAGLTAAKLLAPREKFIGQDINSEASNTDTPSWQLLYTSYVHMCSPLRNGDNLLPIPLYQLPATFNGDHKRIIKWQTEWQACDELQMAAATKAEYAALDEITRADSDLFRRGWDLRGRIEYLTNIPTYYYLYRVGGESLQAELARPCPRCGSKDWKLDEPLLDMFHFRCEPCRIVSNLSWDHQ, translated from the coding sequence ATGTTTGTCACCGAACTACGCTTTGAATGTTTTGCCGATACGACTATTGAGACGGTAGAGAAAGCCATTAACGCTTTTCTTGAAGCCTTACGAGCTAATGGACAAATTTTAGGACGTGAATTTGCGGTCGCCTTTAATGATGGTGAATTTAGAGTTCGTCTGCTGCTACCTGAAAAAACCAGCTTAGCAAACCGTCACAGTAGCCCATGGGTAAAAGTGACCTTAGCAGGCTTAACCGCAGCCAAACTATTGGCCCCTAGAGAAAAGTTTATCGGCCAAGACATTAATTCAGAAGCTAGTAATACCGACACGCCTTCATGGCAACTGCTGTATACCAGTTATGTGCACATGTGTTCGCCACTGCGTAATGGCGATAACCTGTTACCAATACCTCTTTATCAACTGCCTGCTACTTTTAATGGCGATCACAAACGCATCATAAAATGGCAAACAGAGTGGCAAGCATGCGATGAACTGCAAATGGCCGCAGCCACTAAAGCAGAGTATGCAGCTTTGGATGAGATCACTCGAGCGGACAGTGACTTATTTAGACGCGGTTGGGATTTACGTGGCCGGATAGAATATTTAACTAATATCCCCACCTATTATTACTTATACCGTGTGGGCGGCGAATCATTGCAAGCAGAGCTAGCTCGCCCCTGCCCACGCTGTGGATCTAAAGATTGGAAGCTAGATGAGCCACTTTTAGACATGTTTCATTTTCGCTGCGAGCCTTGCCGTATTGTGTCTAATTTGTCTTGGGATCATCAATAA